The following is a genomic window from Aquificota bacterium.
GACCATCCGGGAGCAAGGCTCTTTTACTCAAAGGGTGAATGGGCTGTGGGTGGTGATGTGTGGCTTTTGGAAAAAACTAATTTTTCTTTTAGAGAATGGCTTTTGGAACCAGAGGAGACCAGAAAGGTTTTTGAGTACAGAGGATGGAAAAGTGTAGTTGGTTTTCAGACAAGAAACGCACCACACAGAGCGCACGAGTATTTACAGAGGATAGGTCTTGAAGTTGCAGACGGACTATTTATAAATCCAGTATTAGGATGGAGGAAGTCTGACGATTTTGATCCCCATACAGTTCTTGTAGCTTACGAGCATCTCATAAACAACTACTATCCCAGACACAGGGTGTTGCTTTCAGGCCTTGCCACAGCAATGAGATACGCTGGACCCAGAGAAGCAGTCTTTCATGCCATAATAAGAAAGAACTTTGGATGCACACACTTTATAGTAGGAAGAGATCACGCTGGTGTGGGAGACTTTTATGACCCTTATGATGCACACAGGATATTTGATAAACTGCCTTCATCCATAGATATAGAGATAATAAAAGTCTCTGCTGTTTTTTATTGCAACGAGTGTGGATGTATGGCATCTGAGAAAAGCTGCGGACATGACGAAAGCAAAAGGATATATGTCAGCATGACCAAGATAAGAAACATGCTTAGAGAAGGTAAAACTCCACCTGAGGAGATGATAAGGAGAGATGTAGCGGAGCTTCTTATGGAAAAGGTAGGTACACAAAGCTTGACGAATGTTCATTCATAATTTAAAATTATCCTATGGAGCATTTTGATGTAGTAATCATAGGTAGTGGTCCGGGTGGTTATACGAGCGCTAAACTTCTCCTTGAAAAAGGTAAAAAGGTAGCTCTCGTAGAGAGGTCTGTTTTTGGTGGAGTGTGCCTCAACGCTGGGTGCATCCCAAAAGAGGGGCTTTATGAGCTTGCCATTAGAGAGGGTAGACCTCGGTGGAGAGTTGCGGTTCAGAGAATTCAGGGAAAAGTCATAGAGATAAGGGATATAGCACTAAAATCTTTGCTTTCTAAGGGACTAACATACATAGAAGGTGAGGCTGAACTCATTGACGAAAAGGTAGTAAAAGTTGGGAATAGAAGACTAGCCGCTCAGTATGTGATCCTTGCCTGTGGCTCAAGACCAAGGGAGGTGGGGATATCTCCAGAAGACATACTCAGAGGGTGGGTCATTCCAAAAAGTAGCGTATGTGTTGTAGGTGGAGGTGCTACGGGTTGTGAGCTTGCTTTTATACTATGTTCCTTTGGTTTTAAGGTATTCCTCGTAAGAAGAGATACAGTTTTAAAGGGTTACGAAAACATCCCAGAAGAATTTGCTCAGAAGTTAGAGGATGAGTTGGAAAGATGTGGTGTAAGGTTGGTAGAAGATCTAAAAGACGCAAATGCAGACCTAATTATAAAAGCAACAGGAAGAGTACCCAACTTTTGCCAAGAGAGGTTTCCCTTCGTAGCTGTAGATGAATGGGGATATGTAAAGGTTGATGAATTTTTAGAAACAAGTCTTGAAGGAGTTTTTGCAGTAGGAGACATAGTACCACCAATGGGTGCAGGTTATGCCTTTGAAAAAGCGAGGGTAGTAGTCCATAACATACTTTATGGTAAGGAAAAAATCTTTGAGCCAAAGAGGGTACCAGTAATTTTTTCTTCTGCTTATCAAATAGGCTTTGTGGGAAGCGTAAAAGACGCTAAGGTCTTTGCAACAAAACCTCTAAGTATAAACCCTAAAGCCTATGTTGCAGAAAAGAACGGAGTTATAAGTGTGGGATTTGATGATGGTGGAAGGCTTGTTTGCTGTTGCGTGATAGGTAAAGATGTGAGTGAAATACTTAACCTATGTGCTACCTTTTTAGATAAAGAATTAGAAGAGCAACCTTTCGCTCACCCTTCTTATGGAGAAATAATGAACGAGATACGGTCAATAAAGCAGGAGGTGTGTAAATGAGGGATCCTGAGGTTCTTTCCAAGGTGCGCGTATTCCTCAGAGAGGAAGGGGTAATAATTCCCAAAGGTCCTATAAAGGAGTTTTACTCTCAGCTTATGAAGCTCTCGGGCTTTGGGATTGGTGGTTTGCTGGTTTTTTCTGGAAAAAAGGCGGGAAAGATGGCAGGTACATACATAAGAAGCATAGTGGGAGAGGAACACCCTTCAATGAGCATGGTAGTGCCTTATATAAGTGCCTTCCTTGGGGAAACAGGTATTTGTAAAGTTGAGGAATACGAACTGTTAGATTCTCAAGTGCTCTTTAAGGTTAAGGATTCCATATTTGCACAGGATATAGAAAACAAAAAACCTGTGTGTATGCCACTAAGCGGTGCTTTGGCAGGAGTGTTTGAGGAGATCACGGGTAAAGAGTGGGACTGCAAGGAGCTTGAGTGCAAAGCTCAAGGTAAAGAACTATGTATTTTTGAGGTAAAGCTCAAGCATTAAAACTGTAAAGGACCACTCTGTTATTTCCAGTATCTGCTATAAGCAGAAGATCCTCCGTAGA
Proteins encoded in this region:
- the sat gene encoding sulfate adenylyltransferase codes for the protein MILPHGGELVSRVVPEREKLKIIEDVKKLPSLQVDTDSLLDIENIAVGTFSPIKGFMTKEELLSVAYNMTLPNGTVWTIPIVLQLKEEPKVGGRIAIKDSNSQIKAVLDVKEVYKIELKKIAKLVWGTESEDHPGARLFYSKGEWAVGGDVWLLEKTNFSFREWLLEPEETRKVFEYRGWKSVVGFQTRNAPHRAHEYLQRIGLEVADGLFINPVLGWRKSDDFDPHTVLVAYEHLINNYYPRHRVLLSGLATAMRYAGPREAVFHAIIRKNFGCTHFIVGRDHAGVGDFYDPYDAHRIFDKLPSSIDIEIIKVSAVFYCNECGCMASEKSCGHDESKRIYVSMTKIRNMLREGKTPPEEMIRRDVAELLMEKVGTQSLTNVHS
- a CDS encoding 4-vinyl reductase, encoding MRDPEVLSKVRVFLREEGVIIPKGPIKEFYSQLMKLSGFGIGGLLVFSGKKAGKMAGTYIRSIVGEEHPSMSMVVPYISAFLGETGICKVEEYELLDSQVLFKVKDSIFAQDIENKKPVCMPLSGALAGVFEEITGKEWDCKELECKAQGKELCIFEVKLKH
- a CDS encoding NAD(P)/FAD-dependent oxidoreductase; this translates as MEHFDVVIIGSGPGGYTSAKLLLEKGKKVALVERSVFGGVCLNAGCIPKEGLYELAIREGRPRWRVAVQRIQGKVIEIRDIALKSLLSKGLTYIEGEAELIDEKVVKVGNRRLAAQYVILACGSRPREVGISPEDILRGWVIPKSSVCVVGGGATGCELAFILCSFGFKVFLVRRDTVLKGYENIPEEFAQKLEDELERCGVRLVEDLKDANADLIIKATGRVPNFCQERFPFVAVDEWGYVKVDEFLETSLEGVFAVGDIVPPMGAGYAFEKARVVVHNILYGKEKIFEPKRVPVIFSSAYQIGFVGSVKDAKVFATKPLSINPKAYVAEKNGVISVGFDDGGRLVCCCVIGKDVSEILNLCATFLDKELEEQPFAHPSYGEIMNEIRSIKQEVCK